AAATAATCGCTCCTGATTCAATCATTGTTAATATCACTGCCCAAAAATTTTCTCGCCAATATTGCTTAATTATCGTTGCTAACATCTAAACTCCTTTCCTTGTTACAGACTATTTTAGCTTTTATTTTGTCCCTTATAGTAAAAAATAACTATGACAACGATGGATAATGAATAAAACAGGTTATCTGTTGTTAATAACTCTAAATGTAATAAATTGTTAGCGAGTAACATCGTTAACACACAAATAACTAACATAAAGCATATTAAACTAATTATTTTCTTCATTAGATTGACCTCATCCCTTTTTGTTTAAATTATATACCATAAACAAAAAAAGACACAAAAAAAGAGAGGTGCATAGCACCTCTCTTAGTGTTTAATCATTAATTACGCGTGAATTGGTAATCCTAACGCGATTTCAGCTGCGTCCATAGCCGCTTCTGATAATGATGGATGTGAGTGGATTGTTAACGCGATGTCGTCAGCGTTCATACCAGCTTCAATTGCTAAACCTAATTCAGCAATAATATCACTAGCACTGATACCAGCAACTTGCGCTCCAACTAACACATTACCTTCTTTAGTTGTTACTAAACGTACGAAACCTTCAGTTTGGTTTAATGATAAAGCACGACCATTACCTGCTAGAGGGAATTTGATAACTTTAACATCTAAGCCAGCTTCTTTAGCTTCTTTTTCAGTGTAACCAACTGTTGCTAATTCAGGATCTGTGAACGCTACAGCAGGCATACCAATGTAATCAATTGCAACAGGTTTACCAGCGATTGCTTCAGCAGCAATTTTCGCTTCGTAGCTAGCTTTATGAGCTAGAGCAGCACCTGGAGTAATATCACCAATCGCAAAGATTGATTTAACGTTTGTACGTCCTTGGTTGTCAACTTTAACTAAACCACGTTCAGTCATTTCAACACCAGCCACTTCTAAACCTAATTCATCAGTGTTTGGACGACGACCAACTGTTACCATTACGTAGTCAGCTTCAACTGTTTCAGCTTTACCATCTACTTCATAAGTAACTGTTACTGAGTCACCATTGTCAACGGCTTCTTTAGCCATTGCGTTAGTAACGATTTGAATACCTTTTTTGTCGAATTCTTTTTCGACAAGTTTAACCATGTCTTTTTCAAACGTTGGTAAAATTTGTGGAGAACCTTCAAGGATTGTTACTTCAGCTCCTAGGTTAGCATAAGCGCCACCTAATTCAGAACCGATAACCCCACCACCAACGATGACAAGTTTTTTAGGTACTTCAGTTAAGTTTAAACCACCAGTTGAATCGATAACGCGTCCGCCGAATTTGAATCCTTTGATTTCGATTGGACGGCTACCAGTTGCAACGATAGCATTGTTGAATGAGTAAGTTTGAGCGTTGTCACCGTTGATAACACGTAATGTGTGCTCATCTACGAAGAACGCTTCACCTTCGATTACTTCAACTTTATTTTTCTTTAATAGACCTTTAACGCCACCTGTAAGTTTAGCTACAACACCGTTGTTTTTCCACTCTTGAGTTTTAGCGAAGTCTAATTTAACGCCTTCAGTTGTTACACCAAAGATTTCAGAATCTAAAGCTTCTTGATATTTGTGTCCAGCGCTAATTAATGCTTTTGAAGGGATACATCCAACGTTTAAACAAACGCCTCCGATGTATTCACGTTCGATAATTGCAACTTTTTGTCCCATTTGAGAAGCACGAATTGCTGCTACGTATCCACCAGGGCCTGCTCCAATTACGACTGTATCTAATTCTAAAGCGAAATCTCCTACTACCATATTTCTTTCACCTTATCCTTCCATTAATA
This is a stretch of genomic DNA from Vagococcus zengguangii. It encodes these proteins:
- the lpdA gene encoding dihydrolipoyl dehydrogenase gives rise to the protein MVVGDFALELDTVVIGAGPGGYVAAIRASQMGQKVAIIEREYIGGVCLNVGCIPSKALISAGHKYQEALDSEIFGVTTEGVKLDFAKTQEWKNNGVVAKLTGGVKGLLKKNKVEVIEGEAFFVDEHTLRVINGDNAQTYSFNNAIVATGSRPIEIKGFKFGGRVIDSTGGLNLTEVPKKLVIVGGGVIGSELGGAYANLGAEVTILEGSPQILPTFEKDMVKLVEKEFDKKGIQIVTNAMAKEAVDNGDSVTVTYEVDGKAETVEADYVMVTVGRRPNTDELGLEVAGVEMTERGLVKVDNQGRTNVKSIFAIGDITPGAALAHKASYEAKIAAEAIAGKPVAIDYIGMPAVAFTDPELATVGYTEKEAKEAGLDVKVIKFPLAGNGRALSLNQTEGFVRLVTTKEGNVLVGAQVAGISASDIIAELGLAIEAGMNADDIALTIHSHPSLSEAAMDAAEIALGLPIHA